In Prunus dulcis chromosome 1, ALMONDv2, whole genome shotgun sequence, the following are encoded in one genomic region:
- the LOC117622219 gene encoding mitogen-activated protein kinase 9 isoform X1 — protein sequence MDAILRWFQGLSSSSSSSSADHRAISQSDVVQQPPSSASTDEQQEEELIITVELDMSGLKPIKVPERTNHRLASMGHHKNMLDKEFFTEYGEASQYEIQEVIGKGSYGVVASAVDTHTGEKVAIKKINDVFEHVSDATRILREIKLLRLLHHPDIVEIKHIMLPPCRREFKDIYVVFELMESDLHQVIKANDDLSPEHYQFFLYQLLRALKYIHTANVFHRDLKPKNILANSDCKLKICDFGLARAAFSDAPSTIFWTDYVATRWYRAPELCGSFFSKYTPAIDIWSIGCIFAEMLTGKPLFPGKNVVHQLDLITDLLGTPTTESISRIRNEKARRYLSSMKKKKSVPLSQKIPNADPLALRLLERLLAFDPRDRLSAEEALADPYFHGLANVNQEPSKQPISKLEFEFERSKLTKDDVRELIYREILEYHPKMLQDYLQGSDNIGFMYPSGVDRFRRQFAHLEAHYSKGERSSALQRKHASLPRERVCMSQDEAAEQNGNAKKSAAASVGRAAIHSPPRSKGFEVAESVCENGSTIPNGLSKPNYSPNSLLKSASISASKCVAANRQYCEEDRTAERNDEMINVVA from the exons ATGGACGCCATTCTTCGCTGGTTTCAAGGTCtctcttcatcatcttcttcttcttccgcTGATCACCGTGCTATTTCACAAAGCGACGTCGTTCAACAGCCGCCATCATCGGCAAGTACTGATGAGCAGCAGGAGGAGGAGTTGATAATCACGGTGGAGTTGGACATGAGTGGGTTGAAGCCCATCAAGGTGCCTGAAAGGACCAATCACAGACTGGCCTCTATGGGCCATCATAAG AATATGCTTGACAAAGAATTTTTCACAGAATATGGTGAGGCAAgtcaatatgaaattcaagAAGTGATTGGGAAAGGTAGCTATGGTGTTGTTGCATCCGCAGTTGATACTCACACTGGTGAGAAAGTAGCTATTAAGAAGATCAATGATGTCTTTGAGCATGTCTCCGATGCCACAAGAATTTTAAGAGAAATTAAGCTCCTTCGGCTGCTACATCACCCTGATATTGTAGAAATAAAGCATATAATGCTACCCCCTTGCAGACGAGAATTTAAGGATATATACGTTGTATTTGAGTTGATGGAATCTGACCTTCATCAAGTTATAAAGGCAAATGATGATCTCAGTCCCGAGCATTACCAATTTTTCTTGTACCAGCTTCTTCGAGCTCTGAAGTATATACATACAG CAAATGTTTTCCATCGAGATTTAAAGCCAAAAAATATACTTGCTAATTCAGACTGCAAACTGAAAATTTGTGACTTTGGGCTCGCTCGTGCAGCATTTAGTGATGCTCCATCTACCATTTTTTGGACT GATTATGTGGCAACTCGATGGTACCGTGCTCCTGAACTCTGTGGTTCCTTTTTCTCTAAG TACACCCCTGCTATTGATATCTGGAGCATAGGGTGCATATTTGCAGAAATGCTAACAGGAAAACCGTTGTTTCCTGGGAAAAATGTTGTACATCAATTGGATCTCATTACCGATTTACTCGGCACTCCTACTACTGAATCTATTTCAAGG ATTCGGAACGAGAAGGCCAGAAGGTATTTAAGTagcatgaagaaaaagaaatcagttCCTCTCTCGCAAAAAATCCCGAATGCAGATCCATTGGCTCTTCGTTTACTTGAGCGTTTGCTTGCATTTGATCCTAGGGATCGTCTTTCTGCTGAAGAG GCACTAGCAGACCCGTATTTTCATGGATTGGCAAATGTGAACCAGGAACCATCTAAACAACCCATTTCAAAGCTCGAGTTTGAGTTTGAAAGGAGTAAATTGACAAAAGATGATGTAAGAGAGCTAATTTACAGAGAG ATTTTAGAGTATCATCCGAAGATGCTGCAAGATTACCTTCAAGGGTCAGATAATATTGGCTTCATGTATCCAAG TGGGGTTGATCGGTTTAGACGACAATTTGCCCATCTTGAGGCACACTACAGTAAAGGTGAAAGAAGCAGTGCACTTCAAAGGAAGCATGCTTCGTTACCAAg GGAACGAGTATGCATGTCCCAGGATGAGGCTGCGGAGCAAAATGGTAATGCTAAAAAGAGTGCTGCAGCTTCAGTGGGTCGTGCAGCTATTCACAGCCCTCCAAGGTCCAAGGGGTTTGAAGTAGCAGAATCTGTTTGTGAAAATGGATCAACCATACCGAATGGCCTCAGTAAGCCAAACTATAGTCCCAACAGTCTGTTGAAGAGTGCTAGCATTAGTGCCTCTAAGTGCGTGGCTGCAAACAGACAGTACTGTGAG GAAGATAGAACGGCTGAGCGAAACGACGAGATGATCAATGTCGTTGCATAG
- the LOC117622211 gene encoding uncharacterized protein LOC117622211: MHVHFCSLTLKPQTMATLKPHQPLHHQNIKDQRQKRIICKLRDALLTRIAASSEPSKPIINSEGLKSNIDRRLQELIPTVHTPTHPPYASMIQRAIEELDEEGGLSEVAISEFIKREYEDLPVAHEGFLRHHLRKLCESRVVVNLEGRRYNLAVEEGVDGGVVDRESTSERWPGREDRREIERMEEKMKGEEWQSEVMRRLDVQKQEHFEVIENKCEAQGKQMEVNEEQLEMASMELDVEGSSNKEAILGDIESEVYENEVIQGNHHREEQQSGEVYKRNEPQAQEIEVIENHFQPQAGKVREIGERVQGQDIEVRTKILELCCHENLRTQGDVPLADQLQQSPVQGQEKRRRGRPRKPRKGIESTRALVLLAPEIHHEEEPPKRRGMPRKAKKDMDASTRALMPCGGPQHHDEEQPPRLGDRPPKAKKNMDVSISALLPSDPEHHDEEQPPRRQGRRPKPKPDSETSLAVVSCSDKQQPQYRGRGRPPKPKPNSETSLAVVSCSDKQQQQQPQYRGRGRPPKPKPNSETNLAVVSCSDKQQKQPQYRGRGRHPKPKLDAEKAKNPPQTPQIEQLQQKRRGRGRPSKLQ, encoded by the exons ATGCATGTCCATTTCTGCTCACTCACTCTTAAACCCCAAACGATGGCAACCTTAAAACCTCACCAACCCCTTCATCATCAAAACATCAAAGATCAAAGGCAAAAACGCATCATCTGCAAACTCAGAGACGCCCTTTTGACCCGTATTGCCGCTTCATCAGAACCCTCCAAACCCATCATCAACTCCGAGGGCCTTAAGTCCAACATCGACCGCCGCCTTCAAGAGCTCATCCCCACCGTCCACACCCCAACTCACCCTCCTTATGCCTCG ATGATACAGAGGGCAATAGAGGAGTTGGATGAGGAAGGTGGGCTGAGTGAGGTGGCCATATCGGAGTTTATCAAAAGGGAATATGAGGATTTGCCAGTGGCGCATGAGGGATTTCTGAGGCATCATCTGAGGAAACTTTGTGAGAGTAGGGTGGTTGTGAATTTGGAAGGTAGGAGGTACAATCTTGCGGTTGAGGAGGGTGTTGACGGGGGTGTGGTGGACAGAGAGTCTACGAGCGAAAGGTGGCCAGGGCGGGAGGATAGACGCGAAATTGAAAGGATGGAGGAAAAAATGAAAGGGGAAGAATGGCAGAGTGAGGTGATGAGAAGACTTGATGTACAAAAGCAAGAGCATTTTGAGgtgattgaaaacaaatgtGAAGCCCAAGGAAAGCAGATGGAAGTGAATGAGGAACAACTTGAG ATGGCAAGCATGGAGTTGGATGTGGAAGGGAGTTCGAATAAAGAAGCAATACTGGGAGATATTGAATCTGAGGTGTATGAAAATGAAGTGATACAAGGAAATCATCATAGAGAAGAACAACAAAGTGGGGAAGTATATAAGCGAAATGAACCACAAGCTCAAGAAATTGAGgtaattgaaaatcattttcaACCGCAAGCTGGGAAAGTTAGAGAGATTGGAGAGAGAGTCCAAGGGCAAGATATTGAAGTCAGAACTAAGATATTGGAATTATGTTGCCATGAGAACTTGAGAACCCAAGGTGATGTGCCTCTTGCTGATCAGCTCCAGCAATCACCAGTTCAAGGCCAAGAAAAGCGACGTCGAGGGAGGCCTCGTAAGCCTAGAAAAGGTATAGAAAGTACTAGGGCATTGGTACTCTTGGCTCCTGAAATTCATCATGAGGAAGAGCCACCAAAGCGTCGAGGGATGCCTCGTAAAGCTAAAAAAGATATGGATGCAAGTACTAGGGCATTGATGCCATGTGGTGGTCCTCAACATCATGATGAGGAGCAGCCACCAAGGCTTGGAGACAGGCCTCCTAAAGCTAAAAAGAATATGGATGTAAGCATTTCGGCATTGCTACCCTCTGATCCTGAACATCATGATGAGGAGCAGCCACCAAGGCGCCAAGGAAGGCGTCCTAAACCAAAGCCAGATTCAGAAACAAGTTTGGCAGTTGTATCATGCTCAGATAAGCAGCAACCACAGTACAGAGGCAGAGGGAGGCCTCctaaaccaaaaccaaattcaGAAACAAGTCTGGCAGTTGTATCATGCTCAGATaagcaacagcagcagcaaccaCAGTACAGAGGCAGAGGGAGGCCTCctaaaccaaaaccaaattcaGAAACAAATCTGGCAGTTGTATCGTGCTCAGATAAGCAACAGAAGCAGCCACAGTACAGAGGCAGAGGGAGGCATCCTAAACCAAAATTAGATGCAGAAAAGGCTAAGAACCCACCACAGACCCCTCAGATTGAGCAGTTGCAACAAAAGCGTCGAGGTCGGGGAAGGCCTTCAAAATTGCAATGA
- the LOC117622239 gene encoding uncharacterized protein LOC117622239, translated as MMKLYDGVKEILKIRKFRRIVSYAGFYCFTAVLSYAYTSNTTRAGFSRGDQFYASYPAGTELLTDTAKLYKAALGNCFENEEWGPIEYCIMAKHFERQGKTPYAYHAQYMAHLLSHGQLDGSG; from the exons ATGATGAAGCTGTACGATGGCGTCAAAGAAATTCTAAAGATTCGGAAGTTCAGGCGAATTGTGTCATATGCTGGATTCTACTGCTTCACAGCAGTCTTGAGCTACGCTTACACAAGCAATAC AACCAGAGCTGGGTTTTCCAGAGGCGACCAATTCTATGCGTCTTACCCAGCCGGAACCGAGCTCTTGACGGACACAGCAAAG TTGTATAAAGCTGCTCTTGGTAATTGTTTCGAAAACGAAGAGTGGGGTCCCATTGAGTATTGCATCATGGCCAAACACTTTGAGCGACagggtaaaacaccctatgcGTACCATGCC CAATACATGGCACACCTTCTATCTCATGGACAGCTTGATGGAAGTGGATAG
- the LOC117622219 gene encoding mitogen-activated protein kinase 12 isoform X3 has protein sequence MLPPCRREFKDIYVVFELMESDLHQVIKANDDLSPEHYQFFLYQLLRALKYIHTANVFHRDLKPKNILANSDCKLKICDFGLARAAFSDAPSTIFWTDYVATRWYRAPELCGSFFSKYTPAIDIWSIGCIFAEMLTGKPLFPGKNVVHQLDLITDLLGTPTTESISRIRNEKARRYLSSMKKKKSVPLSQKIPNADPLALRLLERLLAFDPRDRLSAEEALADPYFHGLANVNQEPSKQPISKLEFEFERSKLTKDDVRELIYREILEYHPKMLQDYLQGSDNIGFMYPSGVDRFRRQFAHLEAHYSKGERSSALQRKHASLPRERVCMSQDEAAEQNGNAKKSAAASVGRAAIHSPPRSKGFEVAESVCENGSTIPNGLSKPNYSPNSLLKSASISASKCVAANRQYCEEDRTAERNDEMINVVA, from the exons ATGCTACCCCCTTGCAGACGAGAATTTAAGGATATATACGTTGTATTTGAGTTGATGGAATCTGACCTTCATCAAGTTATAAAGGCAAATGATGATCTCAGTCCCGAGCATTACCAATTTTTCTTGTACCAGCTTCTTCGAGCTCTGAAGTATATACATACAG CAAATGTTTTCCATCGAGATTTAAAGCCAAAAAATATACTTGCTAATTCAGACTGCAAACTGAAAATTTGTGACTTTGGGCTCGCTCGTGCAGCATTTAGTGATGCTCCATCTACCATTTTTTGGACT GATTATGTGGCAACTCGATGGTACCGTGCTCCTGAACTCTGTGGTTCCTTTTTCTCTAAG TACACCCCTGCTATTGATATCTGGAGCATAGGGTGCATATTTGCAGAAATGCTAACAGGAAAACCGTTGTTTCCTGGGAAAAATGTTGTACATCAATTGGATCTCATTACCGATTTACTCGGCACTCCTACTACTGAATCTATTTCAAGG ATTCGGAACGAGAAGGCCAGAAGGTATTTAAGTagcatgaagaaaaagaaatcagttCCTCTCTCGCAAAAAATCCCGAATGCAGATCCATTGGCTCTTCGTTTACTTGAGCGTTTGCTTGCATTTGATCCTAGGGATCGTCTTTCTGCTGAAGAG GCACTAGCAGACCCGTATTTTCATGGATTGGCAAATGTGAACCAGGAACCATCTAAACAACCCATTTCAAAGCTCGAGTTTGAGTTTGAAAGGAGTAAATTGACAAAAGATGATGTAAGAGAGCTAATTTACAGAGAG ATTTTAGAGTATCATCCGAAGATGCTGCAAGATTACCTTCAAGGGTCAGATAATATTGGCTTCATGTATCCAAG TGGGGTTGATCGGTTTAGACGACAATTTGCCCATCTTGAGGCACACTACAGTAAAGGTGAAAGAAGCAGTGCACTTCAAAGGAAGCATGCTTCGTTACCAAg GGAACGAGTATGCATGTCCCAGGATGAGGCTGCGGAGCAAAATGGTAATGCTAAAAAGAGTGCTGCAGCTTCAGTGGGTCGTGCAGCTATTCACAGCCCTCCAAGGTCCAAGGGGTTTGAAGTAGCAGAATCTGTTTGTGAAAATGGATCAACCATACCGAATGGCCTCAGTAAGCCAAACTATAGTCCCAACAGTCTGTTGAAGAGTGCTAGCATTAGTGCCTCTAAGTGCGTGGCTGCAAACAGACAGTACTGTGAG GAAGATAGAACGGCTGAGCGAAACGACGAGATGATCAATGTCGTTGCATAG
- the LOC117617613 gene encoding serine carboxypeptidase-like 50, with the protein MESTTPKLLLKLILLLSFSGFLLFQLFPLAFLLHIPPSSSPASIINSNPSSLFPREAYPTKSGYLPVNSTTSSSIFYTFYEAQSLLLPDLSQTPLIIWLQGGPGCSSLFGNFMEIGPWYVNLHNHHNHRQLPSFVLEPNPGAWNRVFGLLFLDNPIGSGFSIASKAEEIPRDQLAIAKHLYIAIAKFIELDPILFKSRPIYIAGESYAGKFVPAIGYYMLKKNDELMMPDHDHDQSQILINLGGVAIGNGLIDPVTQVATHADNAYFSGLINERQRIELEWHQQEAIRLAKMRHWREATNARHQVVDMLHYMTGLPTLYDYSKKAPYHKTQWVTDYLHNQRVKKVFGVKESAVFRNCSHVVKVALYEDNMKSVKYMVDLLVKRSKVLLYQGQFDLWDGVYSTEAWVKTLQWEEIGNFLSADRKVWKVNGDELSGYVQKWGSLSHVVVSRAGHLVPADQPLNSQAMIEGWILETGLFSNVQSWFP; encoded by the coding sequence ATGGAGTCAACGACCCCAAAACTCCTCTTGAAGCTTATTCTCCTCCTCTCCTTTTCTGGGTTCTTATTGTTTCAACTGTTCCCTCTAGCCTTCCTTCTTCACATCCCACCCTCATCATCACCAGCCTCCATTATTAATTCTAATCCAAGCTCTCTATTTCCCAGAGAAGCTTATCCCACCAAGTCAGGCTACCTCCCAGTCAATTCCACCACatcttcttctattttctaCACCTTCTATGAAGCTCAGAGCCTCCTATTACCCGATCTCTCACAAACCCCACTCATCATTTGGCTCCAAGGTGGCCCTGGCTGCTCCTCCTTGTTTGGTAACTTCATGGAGATCGGTCCTTGGTACGTCAACCTTCACAATCATCATAATCATCGTCAGCTACCATCTTTTGTGCTCGAACCCAACCCCGGTGCTTGGAACAGAGTTTTTGGCCTTCTTTTCCTTGACAATCCAATAGGAAGCGGATTTAGCATCGCCTCAAAGGCTGAAGAAATCCCAAGAGACCAACTTGCAATTGCCAAACACCTCTACATTGCCATCGCCAAGTTTATTGAACTTGACCCAATATTGTTCAAATCTCGTCCTATTTATATTGCAGGCGAAAGCTATGCCGGCAAGTTTGTGCCAGCAATTGGGTACTATATGTTGAAGAAGAATGATGAGTTAATGATGCctgatcatgatcatgatcagTCGcagattttaattaatttaggtGGTGTTGCTATTGGAAATGGGTTGATAGACCCAGTGACTCAAGTGGCCACTCATGCTGACAATGCTTACTTCTCAGGCTTGATCAATGAGAGGCAGAGGATTGAGTTGGAGTGGCATCAGCAGGAGGCAATCAGGCTGGCCAAAATGAGGCATTGGAGAGAGGCAACAAATGCAAGACATCAGGTGGTGGATATGTTGCATTACATGACAGGGCTGCCCACTCTGTACGACTATTCAAAGAAAGCTCCTTATCACAAAACCCAATGGGTTACTGACTATTTGCACAATCAAAGGGTCAAGAAAGTTTTTGGGGTGAAGGAATCAGCTGTGTTTAGAAACTGTAGCCATGTGGTGAAGGTTGCATTGTATGAAGACAACATGAAGAGTGTGAAATACATGGTGGACTTGTTGGTGAAGAGGAGCAAGGTTTTGTTGTACCAAGGGCAGTTTGACTTGTGGGATGGTGTATATTCGACTGAGGCTTGGGTGAAGACCTTGCAATGGGAGGAGATTGGAAATTTTCTATCGGCGGATCGAAAGGTTTGGAAAGTGAATGGGGATGAGCTTTCTGGGTATGTGCAGAAATGGGGGAGTTTGAGCCATGTTGTGGTTT
- the LOC117622219 gene encoding mitogen-activated protein kinase 12 isoform X2 encodes MLDKEFFTEYGEASQYEIQEVIGKGSYGVVASAVDTHTGEKVAIKKINDVFEHVSDATRILREIKLLRLLHHPDIVEIKHIMLPPCRREFKDIYVVFELMESDLHQVIKANDDLSPEHYQFFLYQLLRALKYIHTANVFHRDLKPKNILANSDCKLKICDFGLARAAFSDAPSTIFWTDYVATRWYRAPELCGSFFSKYTPAIDIWSIGCIFAEMLTGKPLFPGKNVVHQLDLITDLLGTPTTESISRIRNEKARRYLSSMKKKKSVPLSQKIPNADPLALRLLERLLAFDPRDRLSAEEALADPYFHGLANVNQEPSKQPISKLEFEFERSKLTKDDVRELIYREILEYHPKMLQDYLQGSDNIGFMYPSGVDRFRRQFAHLEAHYSKGERSSALQRKHASLPRERVCMSQDEAAEQNGNAKKSAAASVGRAAIHSPPRSKGFEVAESVCENGSTIPNGLSKPNYSPNSLLKSASISASKCVAANRQYCEEDRTAERNDEMINVVA; translated from the exons ATGCTTGACAAAGAATTTTTCACAGAATATGGTGAGGCAAgtcaatatgaaattcaagAAGTGATTGGGAAAGGTAGCTATGGTGTTGTTGCATCCGCAGTTGATACTCACACTGGTGAGAAAGTAGCTATTAAGAAGATCAATGATGTCTTTGAGCATGTCTCCGATGCCACAAGAATTTTAAGAGAAATTAAGCTCCTTCGGCTGCTACATCACCCTGATATTGTAGAAATAAAGCATATAATGCTACCCCCTTGCAGACGAGAATTTAAGGATATATACGTTGTATTTGAGTTGATGGAATCTGACCTTCATCAAGTTATAAAGGCAAATGATGATCTCAGTCCCGAGCATTACCAATTTTTCTTGTACCAGCTTCTTCGAGCTCTGAAGTATATACATACAG CAAATGTTTTCCATCGAGATTTAAAGCCAAAAAATATACTTGCTAATTCAGACTGCAAACTGAAAATTTGTGACTTTGGGCTCGCTCGTGCAGCATTTAGTGATGCTCCATCTACCATTTTTTGGACT GATTATGTGGCAACTCGATGGTACCGTGCTCCTGAACTCTGTGGTTCCTTTTTCTCTAAG TACACCCCTGCTATTGATATCTGGAGCATAGGGTGCATATTTGCAGAAATGCTAACAGGAAAACCGTTGTTTCCTGGGAAAAATGTTGTACATCAATTGGATCTCATTACCGATTTACTCGGCACTCCTACTACTGAATCTATTTCAAGG ATTCGGAACGAGAAGGCCAGAAGGTATTTAAGTagcatgaagaaaaagaaatcagttCCTCTCTCGCAAAAAATCCCGAATGCAGATCCATTGGCTCTTCGTTTACTTGAGCGTTTGCTTGCATTTGATCCTAGGGATCGTCTTTCTGCTGAAGAG GCACTAGCAGACCCGTATTTTCATGGATTGGCAAATGTGAACCAGGAACCATCTAAACAACCCATTTCAAAGCTCGAGTTTGAGTTTGAAAGGAGTAAATTGACAAAAGATGATGTAAGAGAGCTAATTTACAGAGAG ATTTTAGAGTATCATCCGAAGATGCTGCAAGATTACCTTCAAGGGTCAGATAATATTGGCTTCATGTATCCAAG TGGGGTTGATCGGTTTAGACGACAATTTGCCCATCTTGAGGCACACTACAGTAAAGGTGAAAGAAGCAGTGCACTTCAAAGGAAGCATGCTTCGTTACCAAg GGAACGAGTATGCATGTCCCAGGATGAGGCTGCGGAGCAAAATGGTAATGCTAAAAAGAGTGCTGCAGCTTCAGTGGGTCGTGCAGCTATTCACAGCCCTCCAAGGTCCAAGGGGTTTGAAGTAGCAGAATCTGTTTGTGAAAATGGATCAACCATACCGAATGGCCTCAGTAAGCCAAACTATAGTCCCAACAGTCTGTTGAAGAGTGCTAGCATTAGTGCCTCTAAGTGCGTGGCTGCAAACAGACAGTACTGTGAG GAAGATAGAACGGCTGAGCGAAACGACGAGATGATCAATGTCGTTGCATAG